CACCGTTATTTTGACCTGTCCCGTCCGGTTGAATCATGACTAGATGCTCCGGGCGAATCGAAAGGAGTACCTTGCCACGCGCTGATGGTGCGATCCGAAATTTGCCCAAGGGAGTCTCGGCACAGTTCCCTTCGGCTTCACCGTCGATTAGGTTGGTCACGCCCAGAAAGTCTGCCACAAATGGTGTTTGTGGATGGTGATAAACGGTCTCAGGTGTGCCGATCTGTTCAATACGCCCGTCCCGCATGACTGCCAACCGGTCTGCGAAGCAGAGGGCTTCCTCCTGATCGTGCGTGACAAACACCGCGCTCATCCCCGCGTCCTTCAAGAGGGCTCGGATCTCCTCGCGCGTGGAATGACGCATACCGGCATCAAGGTTAGAAAATGGTTCGTCCAGCAAAATGAGCTTAGGCCCCGGAGCAATTGAGCGAGCCAATGCCACCCGCTGCTGCTGCCCACCGGAGAGTTCGTACGGCTTTCGATTCTTGAATGGGGTCATCCCCACCATATCCAACACTGTCATGACGCGCGCATCGCGTAATTTTACGGGCAGTTTCTTCAGCCCAAAGGCGACATTCTGCAACACATTAAGGTGAGGAAAGAGCGCGTACTCTTGGAAAACGATTCCAATATCTCGCACTTCAGGCGGTAGGTGGACTTTAGAGTCCGCAAAGCATTGCCCATCTACGCGAATCTCTCCGGCATCAGTACGCTCGAATCCGGCAATCAGACGTAGCGTGGTTGTCTTTCCGCAACCGCTCGGTCCCAAGAGAGCAAAGATTTCGCCGGTGTATACTTCAAAAGAGAGGTCCTCAACCACTGGGGGCAAGTTATGAGCGAATCGCTTGGTGATATTGCGGATACTAAGCAGAGGCTGCATTGCAACTCCTTGAAAACTATGTTACATGGAACATTATGTCGTCTCTTTTATACTTCCGCATATTTATGTGATGTTCTCGCATCCTGCATTAACAACAAACCGACAAACAGTGCCGAGCAGAGCACAATTGCAAGTGCGTACCGCGCTCCTTCAGCGAACATTGCTTCCGTTGTGTAACTCCAGACGTTTACCGCTAAAGTCTCGTATCCTGCGGGTGAAAGCAGGAAGGTCAATGGAAGTTCCTTCATTGCTGCGAGAAAAACGAAAGCGATACTGACAATGACGCCGCTGCGTAGCAGCGGGAACGTAGATTTGAAAAATGCCTTGAAAGGACGATAGCCGAGCGATCTCGCAGCTTCTTCCAAACGGGGTGAGGCTTGGTAGAGCGCACTGCGAACAGGACCGATCGCCTCTGCGAGAAAATGCACGGTATAGGCATAAATCAAGATCCAAAGCGTCTGATAAACCGCCGGTATTCCCCGAAAAAAGAAGATGAGCGCGAGTGCAAACGCTAGCGGCGGTGTCGCATAGCCGATATACGCACCACGTTCCAGCGTGCGACAGATCCAAGATGAATATCGCACACCTAAGTAGGCTAAGGGAACTGCGAAAGCAGCGGTGAGGAAAGCTGCAGGTGTTGATACCAGAAAAGAGCCAG
The nucleotide sequence above comes from Candidatus Poribacteria bacterium. Encoded proteins:
- a CDS encoding ABC transporter ATP-binding protein; protein product: MQPLLSIRNITKRFAHNLPPVVEDLSFEVYTGEIFALLGPSGCGKTTTLRLIAGFERTDAGEIRVDGQCFADSKVHLPPEVRDIGIVFQEYALFPHLNVLQNVAFGLKKLPVKLRDARVMTVLDMVGMTPFKNRKPYELSGGQQQRVALARSIAPGPKLILLDEPFSNLDAGMRHSTREEIRALLKDAGMSAVFVTHDQEEALCFADRLAVMRDGRIEQIGTPETVYHHPQTPFVADFLGVTNLIDGEAEGNCAETPLGKFRIAPSARGKVLLSIRPEHLVMIQPDGTGQNNGVGEIVMRDFKGHDLTYQVRIGTRNYVVQTDYCCPLQVGAQVTLQAVEPAVVVKQNEPLP